A genomic window from Silene latifolia isolate original U9 population chromosome Y, ASM4854445v1, whole genome shotgun sequence includes:
- the LOC141630630 gene encoding uncharacterized protein LOC141630630 encodes MLVALRFPENFRLLVLACLSSPSYTLNLNGANFGYFKGRRGLRQGDPISPLLFCLCMEYLTRNMNFATTQWYFSKGDVQSIMLILRSIATYSAASALKGNPSKSEVVFSGVADELKYDITQIVNKIRGIGARKLSYAGRLVLINSVLNTLHNYWASIFLIPKGVIKRIKAICRNFLCSGESDYGRTPLVSWHGICCSKKEGGLGIKNAGVWNTASVGKLVNWLHIKADRLWVLWIDHVYLKGAQWDTYVPSPDSNWNWRNICRVKRLMEGGFQNSSWIATPGGYSVGACYRLVDSEEGLKYSGKALPAGLLYVK; translated from the exons ATGttagtggccttgagatttcctgagaattttaggTTACTTGTTCTGGCCTGCCTTTCATCTCCATCTTACACTCTCAATTTAAATGGTGCCAACTTTGGTTATTTTAAGGGTAGAAGGGGGTTAAGGCAAGGGGACCCTATCTCCCCTTTACTCTTCTGTCTGTGTATGGAGTATTTGACAAGAAATATGAACTTTGCAACTACTCAATGGTATTTCAG TAAAGGGGATGTCCAATCTATTATGCTTATTCTGAGATCTATAGCTAcctactctgctgcatctgctcTTAAAGGTAATCCATCCAAGTCTGAGGTGGTTTTCAGTGGTGTAGCTGATGAGTTGAAGTATGACATTACCCAG ATTGTGAATAAAATTCGAGGTATAGGAGCCAGAAAACTTAGTTATGCAGGACGACTTGTTCTTATTAATTCTGTGCTCAACACACTTCATAATTATTGGGCATCCATCTTCCTAATACCTAAAGGGGTTATTAAGAGGATTAAAGCTATTTGTAGGAACTTCTTATGCAGTGGGGAATCTGATTATGGCAGAACACCTTTGGTGTCATGGCATGGCATTTGCTGCAGTAAAAAAGAAGGTGGTCTGGGCATAAAGAATGCTGGGGTGTGGAATACTGCAAGCGTAGGGAAGCTTGTTAATTGGTTACATATAAAAGCTGATAGACTTTGGGTCCTATGGATTGATCATGTATATTTGAAAGGGGCACAGTGGGATACTTATGTACCTTCTCCTGATTCCAATTGGAACTGGAGAAACATTTGCCGTGTCAAGAGGTTGATGGAAGGTGGTTTTCAGAACAGTTCTTGGATAGCTACCCCTGGTGGTTATTCAGTTGGTGCATG TTATAGGCTGGTTGATTCAGAGGAAGGCCTTAAATACTCGGGCAAAGCTCTACCAGCTGGGCTTCTGTATGTCAAATAG